From one Verrucomicrobiota bacterium genomic stretch:
- the atpF gene encoding F0F1 ATP synthase subunit B — MISSLALIAAAAPPEGSGLLGFNFPALIAQFLCFLLVFFILKKLAFGPIVAQLEARRRTIEEAEANAAKMKDQLSLAEDKVKEMMAEANDKAQAMIDEANATAEKFRTQKQESALGEAQQIVEKAREATRLEREQAMADLKKDFSRLLIASTSKVTGKVLTEEDKNRLNQEAVAEI; from the coding sequence ATGATCAGTTCCTTGGCCCTCATCGCAGCTGCCGCTCCTCCGGAAGGCTCGGGGCTGCTCGGATTCAACTTTCCTGCGCTCATCGCGCAATTCCTTTGCTTCCTACTGGTCTTCTTCATCCTGAAGAAGCTCGCTTTTGGCCCCATTGTGGCCCAACTGGAAGCCCGGCGCCGCACCATCGAAGAAGCCGAGGCCAACGCCGCCAAAATGAAGGACCAGCTCTCTCTGGCAGAGGACAAGGTCAAAGAGATGATGGCCGAGGCCAACGACAAGGCCCAGGCCATGATCGACGAAGCCAACGCCACCGCCGAGAAATTCCGCACCCAAAAGCAGGAATCCGCCCTCGGAGAAGCCCAGCAAATCGTGGAAAAGGCCCGCGAAGCCACCCGGCTCGAGCGCGAGCAAGCCATGGCCGACCTCAAAAAGGACTTCTCTCGCCTCCTCATCGCCAGCACCTCCAAAGTCACTGGCAAGGTCCTGACCGAAGAGGACAAGAATCGCCTCAACCAGGAAGCGGTCGCCGAAATCTAA
- a CDS encoding prepilin-type N-terminal cleavage/methylation domain-containing protein, which translates to MPLPLSRRLAGFTLLELLTVITIIAVLAGLSFPAYQMVTNKARRAAATTTVNALAQACESFALEYNRYPQGATTTTTDSAYNTANTQSEFAAVPGSYNARFMSELTGIGTDDGTRYINFKGLRFLESKDATGDISGDYKDGFVLNSSGNQVELFDPFGFPYIVAVDGDFDKAINKTVFPLTEIQSRIDSGALQKGVGAVALGDEKGPEADPRKLRNAIVSWQ; encoded by the coding sequence ATGCCCCTTCCCCTCTCCCGCCGCCTCGCAGGCTTCACTCTCCTCGAGTTGTTGACCGTCATCACCATCATCGCCGTCTTGGCCGGGCTCTCCTTCCCCGCCTACCAAATGGTCACCAACAAGGCCCGGCGGGCCGCTGCCACCACCACAGTCAATGCCTTGGCCCAGGCCTGTGAATCCTTCGCCTTGGAATACAACCGCTATCCGCAAGGGGCCACCACCACCACCACCGATAGCGCTTACAACACCGCCAACACCCAAAGCGAGTTCGCGGCCGTCCCGGGCAGCTACAACGCGCGCTTCATGTCCGAGCTGACCGGCATCGGGACCGATGATGGGACGCGTTACATCAATTTCAAAGGCCTCCGTTTCCTGGAAAGCAAAGACGCCACCGGTGACATCTCGGGCGACTACAAAGACGGGTTTGTCTTGAACAGCTCGGGAAACCAAGTCGAACTCTTCGATCCCTTTGGCTTCCCCTACATCGTGGCCGTGGACGGGGACTTCGACAAAGCCATCAACAAAACCGTCTTCCCGCTGACTGAAATCCAAAGTCGCATCGACAGTGGAGCCCTTCAGAAGGGCGTGGGTGCCGTCGCCCTCGGCGATGAAAAGGGACCCGAAGCCGACCCGCGCAAACTCCGCAACGCCATCGTCTCCTGGCAATAG
- a CDS encoding F0F1 ATP synthase subunit delta, giving the protein MKVSKDAQRTARQLLQLCFLDGKFSGERALQVMKGVREKNPRGALMVLSAFGRLVKLEQAKRHTLIQSAEPLDAATQSQLERTLKSKYGEDLTFEFTTQPALLGGLRIQVGSDVWDGSVQARLHHLSEAL; this is encoded by the coding sequence ATGAAGGTCTCCAAAGACGCCCAGCGCACCGCTCGCCAGCTCCTCCAGCTCTGCTTTCTCGATGGCAAGTTTTCCGGAGAACGAGCCTTGCAGGTCATGAAGGGCGTGCGGGAAAAAAATCCCCGCGGAGCCCTCATGGTGCTGAGCGCCTTCGGGCGTCTCGTGAAACTGGAACAAGCCAAACGCCACACCCTCATTCAAAGCGCCGAACCCCTCGATGCCGCCACCCAAAGCCAGCTCGAACGCACCCTCAAAAGCAAATACGGAGAGGACCTCACCTTCGAATTCACGACCCAGCCAGCCCTCCTAGGGGGACTCCGCATCCAAGTCGGGAGCGATGTCTGGGACGGCTCCGTGCAAGCCCGCCTCCATCACCTATCCGAAGCCCT
- a CDS encoding ATP synthase F0 subunit C produces MILAAAGVADYAMAVCGAAAAIAIGMIGTKAAEATGRNPGASGQILTIAVLGMALAEAIAIYALVLAFIK; encoded by the coding sequence ATGATCCTCGCCGCCGCCGGCGTCGCTGACTACGCCATGGCTGTCTGCGGTGCTGCCGCTGCCATCGCCATTGGCATGATCGGCACCAAAGCCGCCGAAGCCACCGGTCGCAATCCCGGTGCTTCCGGACAGATCCTCACCATCGCCGTTCTCGGCATGGCACTCGCCGAGGCGATCGCGATTTACGCGCTCGTCCTTGCGTTCATCAAGTAA
- the atpB gene encoding F0F1 ATP synthase subunit A — protein sequence MSPATAHAPSLPLAVSQTAEAFFEVLPWFTNALVVTLIAGGILFFVCRAATSKMRRVPGTLQNMLEMVVDGFYSFVEGIVGPKIAPKAFPLLCTIFLFYLVSNWLGLIPGVGTIYLNGKPALRPPGADINNNLAIALLFMVVWLVISMKEMGVGGFFAHLFAPKGGLTGILRTALIPIFLFVGLLEIVSISVRPFSLSLRLYGNIFAGETLLHTMAELGDKLGLGNALAYIARVLVPVPFYFLEILVGFLQAIVFSLLCAVYIQLSTTHDDHHEEGAPH from the coding sequence ATGTCGCCGGCCACCGCCCACGCTCCTTCTCTTCCACTCGCTGTCAGCCAAACTGCCGAGGCATTTTTTGAGGTTCTCCCTTGGTTCACGAATGCTCTCGTGGTGACCCTCATCGCCGGCGGCATTCTCTTCTTCGTCTGCCGAGCCGCCACCAGCAAAATGCGGCGCGTGCCGGGCACCCTCCAGAACATGCTCGAAATGGTCGTGGATGGCTTTTACAGCTTTGTCGAGGGAATCGTGGGCCCGAAAATCGCCCCCAAGGCCTTCCCCCTCCTCTGCACCATCTTTCTCTTCTACCTTGTCTCCAACTGGTTGGGGCTCATTCCCGGGGTCGGCACCATCTATCTCAATGGCAAGCCGGCCCTCCGCCCGCCCGGTGCCGACATCAACAACAACCTCGCCATCGCCCTGCTTTTCATGGTCGTGTGGCTGGTCATCTCCATGAAGGAAATGGGCGTGGGCGGCTTTTTTGCCCACCTCTTCGCCCCCAAGGGCGGGCTGACCGGGATCCTTCGGACCGCCCTCATCCCCATCTTCCTCTTTGTGGGCCTCTTGGAGATTGTCTCGATCTCCGTCCGCCCCTTCTCGCTCTCGCTGCGCCTCTACGGCAATATCTTCGCCGGGGAAACCCTGCTCCACACCATGGCCGAATTAGGGGACAAGCTCGGCTTGGGCAACGCCCTGGCCTACATCGCCCGCGTCCTGGTGCCGGTGCCCTTCTACTTTTTGGAAATCCTGGTGGGCTTCCTTCAAGCCATCGTCTTTTCCCTCCTCTGCGCTGTTTACATCCAGCTCTCCACCACGCATGACGACCACCACGAGGAGGGCGCGCCTCATTGA